The DNA segment CTGCCGCCCAACGACTGGGTCTCCTGCTTCGGCGGCCCCGCCTGGACCCGGCTGCCCGACGGCCAGTGGTACCTGCACCTCTTCGCCCCCGAACAGCCCGACCTCAACTGGGAACACCCCGAGGTGCGCGCCGAGTTCGAGTCGGTCCTGCGCTTCTGGTTCGGCCGCGGCGTGGACGGCTTCCGCATCGACGTCGCGCACGGCCTGATCAAGCACCCGGAGCTCCCCGACCTCCCGCCCCGCCGGAACCCGGACGACGGGCACGCCTGGCAGCACGTCGACCATCCGCACTGGGACCGCGACGAGGTCCACGACGTCTACCGCGCGTGGCGCAGGGTGGCCGACGAGTTCCCCGGCGACCGGTCCTTCGTCGCCGAGGCCTGGGCGGACACCCCCGAGAGGCTGGCCGCGTACGTCCGCCGGGACGGCCTGCACACCGCGTTCAACTTCGACTTCCTGATGTCGAGTTGGCACCCGAAGGACCTGCGCGCGGTCATCGACGGCTCCCTGGAGATGCTCGGCGCGGTGGGCGCACCCGCCACCTGGGTGCTGTCCAACCACGACGTCGTACGGCACCCCAGCCGCTACGGCCGCAAGGCCACCAAGCGCTGGGTGGCGAACACCTCGTACGAACCCGAGGGCCCCCTCGACCTGGAGCTGGGCACCCGGCGCGCCCGCGCCGCCGCCCTGCTGATGCTGTCCCTGCCCGGTGGGGCCTACGTCTACCAGGGCGAGGAACTCGGCCTGCCCGAGGTCGAGGACCTTCCCGAGGCCGTGCTCCAGGACCCCGTCTGGGAACGCTCCGGCCACACCGACCGTGGCCGCGACGGCTGCCGGGTCCCCATCCCCTGGTCCGGCCTAAGCACCCCGTACGGCTTCAGCCCCGACGGCGCCACCGGCGAGCCCTGGCTGCCGCAGCCCGCCGGCTGGGCGCCGCACACCGTGGCGGCCCAGTCCGGCGACCCGGACTCCATGCTGGAGCTCTACCGCACCGCCCTGCGCCTGCGCCGCGAGCACCCCGCCCTCGGCGACGGCACCATGACCTGGCTGGAGACCGCCGAAGGCGTCCTCGCCTTCAGCCGCGACCCCGGCTTCGTCTGCGTGGTCAACCTGTCGGCCGAGCCGTGTCCGCTGCCCGACCACACCTCGGTGCTGCTGGCGAGCGGCCCAGTGGAGGGCGCCGTGCTGGCGCCGGATCAGGCGGCGTGGCTGGCGGTGTAGCGGACGGTGTGGTCGAACCCACATCACGTCAGGCCGGGGCCGCAAGTCCCGGGCTCTCGTCGCAGTGGACGACCGTGAAGTGGCGGATGCGGTGGACGTCGTGGATGTGGCGTCCGGGGCCGGAGGTCTCCAGTTCGTCGACCACCGCGACCGCCAGGTCCTCCGCGCTGATCCACGAACGGCCGTCCGCGCCGGTGAGCAAGGTGTCGGTGCCCCGCCGGTAGCGGCCGGTCCGGTCACCGGGCTCCAGCAGGGCCGGTGGGCTCAGATAGGCCCAGTCTGCATCGGGGTGCGCCTGGCAGGCCCGCAGCTGAGCCGTTCCGGCTGCCGCTACGGGCCGCCACTCGTCCGGCACGTACGCGGGATTGTCGGCCACCAGCAGACCGCGGTCCTCCGGGCTGCGCAACGCGCCGGCTCCGCCGACGACGAGGACGCGGATGCCGAGTCGTGCTGCGACGTCCAGCACCGTGCGGGTGGCTCCGACCAGGAACTCCTGGTCGACCGGAAGGGTCCGTACGGTGAGCACGACGGCGTCCGCCGTGGCGCCCGTGAGCGCCTCACGTAAGGCGGAGGGGTCGTTCGCGTCGACCGCGACCGGCGTGACGTTCGGACCCTGGCCCGGGGGCTTCCGGGACAGGGCGAGCACCCGGTGCCCGCGCGCACCGGCCTCGCCGACCACCCGGCTGCCGACCATCCCGGTGGCACCGAGCACGGCGATCGTCATGCCTGCCTTCACCGAACTCGTCGTAGTCGAACTCGTCGTAGTCGAACTCGTCGTAGTCGAACCCGTCGTCATAGAACTCGTCGTCATAGAACTCGTCGTCATCGAACCCGCACTCCTCTCATCAGCGCCTTCGGGGAATTGAGCTGTGCCGCGAGCAACGCGGCCAGGGCGAGCGCGAAGCCGGCGCTCTGCGGCAGGCTCAGCGATTCGCCCAGGGCGAGGCCGACGACGGTCGCGACCAGCGGGGACAGCAGCACCAGCGGTGCGGACGCGCCGACCGGCAGCCTGCCGATGCCGCGGAACCACAGCGTGTACGCGATCAAGCCGCCCATGCTCCCGAGCCACAGGTAGCCGCCGGCCGCCCCCGCGTCGATCCGCTGCGGCACGCCCTCGATCGCGAGGGTGAGGGGGAGCAACAGCAGGCCGCCGGCGGTGAGTTGCCAGCCGGCCAGGGTCAGGGGGCCGACGCCCGCGGGACGCCCCCAGCGCTTGGTGAGGACGACCCCGCCGGCCATGGCGGCCGTACCGCCGAGGCCGGCGAGCACTCCGACGGCGTCCAGTCGGGCGTTCGGCCCGAGCACGACGAGTCCGACGCCGGCGACGCCGATCACGCCCCAGGCCCATCGCCAGACCGTCGGCCGGTCGTGAAGCACCGCGATGGCCAGCCCGGCGACGAGCAGTGGCTGGGTGGCGCCGAGGGTGGCGGCGACGCCGCCGGGGAGGCGTTCGGCGGCGAGGAACAACAGGGGGAACAGGACGCCGATGTTGAGACCGCCGAGGACGGCGGCCCGCCACCACCAGTCCCCGCGCGGCAGTACGCGCGTGATCGCCAGCCCGAGCAGCCCGGCGGGCAGGGCGCGCATCAGCGCGGCGAACATCGGGTGCCCGGGTGGCAGGAGTTCCGTGGTCACGGCGTATGTGGTGCCCCACGTGACGGGGGCGATCGCGGTGAGGGCGACGGTTGCGGCGGTCACGGCGGTTGTCACCGGCAGCGCGTACGAGGGCGGCCGTATCGGGCCTGGTGACCGCTCGGTCAAGGAGTGCATGTGAAGCAGTCTCCGCAGCCGCCCCTCATGACTCCAAAGCATGGTTGTCATCACAGCCATGAACGACAACGATGGGAGCGTGGACCTTCAGCAGATGCGCTACGTCGTCGCCGTCGCCGAAACCCGCAACTTCACCCGGGCCGCAGAGCGCTGCGACGTGGTGCAGTCGTCGCTCAGTCACCGGATCGCCGGACTGGAACGGGAGCTCGGGGTCCGGCTGTTCGCCCGCTCCAGCCGCCGCGTCGAGCTGACGAGTGCAGGGGAGGCGTTCGTCGCCGCCGCGCGCGAGTGCCTGGCCGCGGCCGACCGCGCGGCCGCCGACGCCGCCGCGGCGACCGGAGTCGTACGGGGCCGGCTAGCCGTCGGTGTGATCGTGACGACGGCTGCCGTGGACGTACCGGAACTGCTGCAGCGGTACCGCGCCCGGTACCCGGACGTCCACGTCGTCCTGCGCTCCGGACGCAGCGACGAACTGGCGACGGCCATCCGCGACGGCGACCTGGACATCGCCTTCCTGGGCCTGCCGGAGGGCGAGGCGCCGTCCGGCGTGGAATCCGTGGTCCTCGATCACGACGAGCACGCCCTCGTCGTGCCGGCCAGGCACCGGCTCGCGGGCGCCTCCCGGGTCACGCTGGCGGAGATCGCCGGCGAGACGTTCGTGGACTTCGCGGCCGGGACACCGGCCCGCGCCCAGTCCGACCGGGCCTTCGCCGCGGCCGGTCTGATCCGCGACGTCGCGTACGAGGCCGGCGTCGTCGAGCTGATCTCCCGGCTGGTCGCCCGCGGACTCGGCATCGCACTGCTTCCGTCGGCGTACATCGGCCCGCTGGCCGCCGACGACCCCGAACTGGCCCTGGTCCGGGTGCTCGACGGCCCGCATCGCCTGGAGTACCTGGCCTGGAGCCGCTTCAACCCCAGCCCGGCGACCAGGGCGATGCTCGACGTCCTCGGGGTCGGACGGTCCTCAACGGTCTGAGGCGCCCCGTCGATCACCGCCAGATCCAGTGCGGTCGGTGGCCTGTGATCATTTCGCCTCCGGCAGCTGCTCGGCGATCTGCCTCAGCGCGGTGGCCGTCAGCGCCTCGGCCGTGGCGCACTGCTGAGCGGCCGACCGCTGCCCGCGCACGGTCAGCCGGAACAGCTCGGTCGTCGGGTCGCCGACGGAGTTCGTGTACGTGCGGTGCGGTGCGTGGACGACGCAACTGCCGGCGCCCTCCTCCTCCGGGGAGACGTATGCCGTCGTACCGGCGATGGACTTCGGCCGTCCGTCGTCCTCCAGCTGGTTGTCCCGGGTGAAGGACAACTCCACGAATGCCTTGTCACCGTCCGCGCTCGCCCATTCGCAGTCCCAGTTGGCGAAACCGTAGTCCGACGGCCGGGTCCGCAGGTCCGGTACGCGGTCGAGCGCGGCGGTGTCGAGCAGCTTGCAGGCGTCGAGGCGGGCGAGCGAGGTGGCCGGCCAGGACTCCGCGCGCCGGGGCACCGGGCCCCGGGCCAGCACCGTGACCGCGTAGTCGGTGGCGGCGTCGGCCAGGGCACAGGGGTCGGGGGCGCCGGCCTCCCGCCGCTCCCCGCGGATGATGATCCCCCGGCGGTCGGAGGTCCGGATGTACCGCTCGCAGTGGTCGCCGACGCGGGTCAAGCCGGCGACCTGGACGTTGCCGACCCTCCGGACCTGCACCCCGCCGTCGAACTCCCGGGCCTCACTGAGGAAGTTGGCCTCGACACCGGCGAGTTCGTCCCCGTCGTCGCCGAGTACGAGCACGTCACAGCGGTCCAACTCACCGTAATCCGGGTCGAGTTCGGTGCCCCCGAAGCGGCTCAGCGAGGCGGCGTCGAGCAGCCCGCACGGGTTGGCCGTACGGATGCCGCCGATGGCGCCGGCCTGCGCGGCGGCCGCGGCGGAGGGCTTCGCGTCAGGGGCGCGGGAGGTGTCGTCCGGGTCGCCGCCCGACGTGGCGACGAGGATCCCCGCCGTGACCGCGGCCGCCACGGCCAGTGCCCCCGCCGAGATCGCCAAGGGGCGCCGCCGACGCCGTACGGCACGCGGCAGCCGGAGCGTGAGGGAGGCGAGGGGCAGGGTGTGCGCGGTGTCGTCGGCCTGCAGCTTGCCCTGGACGTCGGGCGGGGGCGGGGCGGCCCGGGTCAGCAGGCGGTGTGCCGCGGCGGCGCCGGGGCGGCGCCGGGGGTCCAGCTCCAGCAGCGCGGCCAGCGGGGCGGTGAGCGGGCCGGCCCGTTCGGCTGGTTCGAGGTGTCCCTCGATGGCCCGGGCGACGTAGGCCATCGGGTGCTCGGCCACGCCGTACGGCGACTGCCCCTCGACCGCCGCGAAGACGCTGGCGCCGAGGGAGAACACGTCGGCCTTCTCGTCCGCCGGCCGCCCCTTGGCCAACTCGGGTGCGAGGTACTTGGGCTTGCCCCGTACTCCACCCGTGGTGACCGTGTGCGTCTGCGTGACGTCGCTCCACAGGGCTCGGGCGATGCCGAAGTCGGTCAGCCGGGCGACCCCGTCCTCGGTGACCAGGATGTTCTCCGGCGTGACATCGCCGTGCACGACGCCCATGGCGTGCGACTTCGCCAGCGCGGCAGCGATCTGGGAGCCGACGGCCCCGGCGTCCTCGGGCGGGAGCGGGCCGTTGTCGGCCACGATCTGGGCGAGGCTGCGGGAGGGGACGTACTCCATGACGATCCAGCAGGTGGCCTCGGCACCGGCACCTTCGCCCGCGGCCTCCTGCGCCTTCGCCTCCTCGTCCGTCTCCTCCACGAAGTCGAAGACCGGCACGATGTTCGGATGGTGCAGCCGTGCGGCGTACTGCGCCTCCTTCCGGAGCCTTCTGGCGGCCTGCTCGTCGTCCGGGCGGGCGCACTTGACCGCGACGATCCGCTTCAGCGTCTCGTCCCAGGCCTGCCAGACGACACCCATCCCGCCTCTGCCGATGGGTTCACGGAGGAGGTAGCGGCCTGCGACCTCATGTCCGGCTTTCAACGTCAACACGGTCACGGAGTGTACGGAGCGGTGGTCCAACAGTGACTGTTTTCACGGGACTTCATGCGGACGAGCACAGGACCCTTCCAAGGCGTCGCCCTCCGGCTCGGCTCACCTCGTGCCGACCGTCCGCAGCACCGTCACCGCCAACGTCCGCGCCGCCTGGACCACTTCGGCGAGCGACACCCGCTCCCGCTCACTGTGCGCCACCCGGATGTCCCCCGGCCCGAACTGCAACGTCGGGATCCCCGCCCCGGCGTACAGCCGCAGATCGCTCCCGTACGGCGCCCCGCACTCCCGCAGCCCCGCGGCTCCCCCGGCGTCGGCGTGGGCGCCCCGGATCACCTCCGGCAACGGATGCCCCTCCGGCAGCCGCCCGCTGCCGAACTGTCCGCCCGGCCAGGTCACGGTCGCCGGGTGCGCGCGCAGCCAGGGGCATCGGCGCAGGCCTGCGCCACGCACCGCTCGAACGCGGCCCGTGCCTGCGCCGGGTCCTCCCCCAGCCGTACCCCCAACCGCCCCTCCGCGACCAGCAGATCGGGCACGCTGCTCGCCCAGTCGCCGGCGCGCAGGGTCCCCACCGACAGGGCGTAGGGGATCGGGTGCTCGGCCATCAGGGGATGTGCGTCCCGGTTGCGCTCGGTCTCCAGCCGGGCCAGCGCCCGGTGCAGCGGCAGATACGCGTCGACCGCGCTCACGCCCTGGTCCCGCGCGCTGCCGTGGGCCGCCTTGCCGGGCACCGCGATACGGAAGGTCAGGGCGCCGGCGTTGGCGGTGACGAGGGCGCCGCCCGTCGGCTCGGCGATGACGCAGACGTCGCCCCGGTGGCCGCGCCGCAGCGTGCCGAACGCGCCGAGCCCGCCGTCCTCCTCGCCCACGACGAAGTGCACGCCGACCCGCCCGCGCAGCCGCACCCCGGCGGCCCGTATCGCCGCGAGCGCGGCGAGGTGCGCCACCAGGCCGGCCTTCATGTCGCAGGCGCCCCGGCCGTGGACGACGTCCCCGACCACCCACGGCACGAACGGATCGCCGGCCCAGGCGTCCAGGTCGCCCGGCGGTACGACGTCCACGTGGCCCTGGAGGACGAAGGCCGGCCCGTCGCCGCCGTCCTCCGTCACCCCGACAAGGCCGCAGGCCTCCTCGCGTTCGGTCTCCGCCCCCGGAAAGCCGGGGTCCGCGCGCAGCGCGTCCAGGTCCATGGACCACAGGTCGACATCAAGGCCGAGCCGCTCCAGCCGCCCCGCCAGCAGATGCTGAAGCTCCGACTCGGCCGCGCTTCCGGTCACGCTGGGCACGGAGATCAGCTCCAGCAGCGTCCGCCCGATCCCGGCCTCGTCGATCTCCGCCAGTACGGCGCTCTCCACGTCGCTCAGCACGATGACGTTCCTCCCCTCGGCCACCGGGCGCGACGCACGCCCCGCCCGAACAGATAGTGGCCCGCCCGCCCTCAGCCGGAACCGCCCACCGTGAACCCGATCGCGGTCCCGCCCCCGTCCCGCCGGAAGGCGAACGGCGCTCCGCCGTGCGACAGCGCCACCTCCCGCACGATCGACAGCCCCAGCCCGGACCCCGGCCGCGATCGTGCGTCGGCGGCCCGGTAGAAGCGGTCGAACACCCGGATCAGGTCGTCCTCGGCGATACCGGGCCCCCGGTCGAGGACCTCGACGCGCACCGTCCCGGGCCGGGCGGGACCGGCGACGTTGATCTCGATCGGCGCGGTCCCCTCGCGGTCGAACTTCGCCGCGTTCTCGACCAGGTTGGTCACCGCGCGCTGAAGCATCGCCGGCCGCCCCCGTGTCGTCGTCTCCCCGCTCGCGCGGACCACGATCCGCCGTCCCGTACGCCGCCGGGCGAGTCCGGCGACGTCCTCGGCGATGTCGGCGAGGTCCACCCGCTGGTCCGGCTCGGCGTCAGACTGCCCGGCCGCCAGGTCGACCAACTCGTTGACCAGATCGGTCAGTTCGCGTGCCTCCTGGCCCAGGTCCGCGACCAGCTCGTCCCGGGTGTCGGGAGGCAGTTCGTCGATGCGCCGCAGCAGGGAGATGTTCGTACGCAGTGAGGTGAGCGGGGTGCGCAGTTCGTGGCCCGCATCCTGCACCAGCCGCCGCTGGTCCTCCTCCGACTGGGCGAGGCGCCCCAGCATGCGGTCGAAGGCGCGGCCCAGCCGGCCGACCTCGTCGTATCCGGCGACCGGCACCTGGATGCCGAGCCGCCGGGTGCGGGCGACGTCCTCGGCGGCGGAGGTGAGGACGACCAGGCGGCGCGTGATACGCCGGGCCAGCCACCAGCCGAACAGCCCCGCGAGCGTCACCACCGCGGCCATCAGCAGCAGGGTCCGCTGCTGGAGCGCCCGCAGCAGGTCCTCGGTGTCGCTGAACTCCTGGGCGATCTGCACCGCGCCCCGCCCGCCGCCGAGCGCGACGGTCGCGACGCGGTAGACGTCGCTGCCGACGTCGACGTCCTTGTGCTGGACCATCCGCCCGGCCGTCCCGTCGGCCGCGATCAGCCGGTCGGCGGACGTGACCGGCAGTCCCGGGCGCCCCGGGTCGACGACGGCCCCGTCCGGGCCCAGCACCTGCACATCGGTACGGGCGGGCCGTACGAGATCGTGGCCCGGCGCGGAGGAGGAGAAGTCGTCCGGGGTCATCGGCCGCTGCCGGACCTCGCCCCGCAGGTCCTGCACGACCTCGTCGAACACGGACTCCTGGTCGACCCGCACCAGCCGGGCGGCGGCGGTGTACGACAGCAGCCCGACCAGGACGGTGACCACGGCGGTCACCGCGGCGAAGGACAGGGCGAAGGTGGTGCCCAGTCCTGTGCTGCGTCGTGCCGTCAGCAGCCTCCCGAGCCGACGCCGGGCCGCGCCCACTCAGTCCTCCCGCAGCACGTAACCCACCCCGCGCACCGTGTGGATCAGCTGCGGCGCGCCCGGCTCGTCGAGCTTGCGGCGCAGGTAGCCGACGTAGACGGCGAGGTTCTTGGAGCCGGGGCCGAAGTCGTAGCCCCAGATGCGGTCGTAGATGGTGGAGTGGTCGAGGACGATGCCGGCGTTGCGGACCAGCAGCTCAAGGAGCTCGAACTCGGTCCGTGTCAGCTCCAGCTCCCGCCCGCCCCGCCATGCCCGCCGCGCCTGCGGGTCCATCCGCAGCCCGGCCGCCTCGATCAGCCGGCCGGAGGGCTCGGGGGTCTGCGGCTGCTTCGGTACGTCGACGGGGGCGCCGTTCGCCTCGCTGGTGCGGCGCAGCAGGGCGCGCAGCCGGGCGAAGACCTCCTCGACGTCGAAGGGCTTCACGACGTAGTCGTCGGCGCCCGCGTCCAGGCCGGCGATGCGGTCCTGGGTCTCCACGAGCGCCGTCAACATCAGGATCGGGGTGCGGTCGCCCTCGGCGCGCAGCACCCGGCAGACCTGGAGGCCGTCGATGCCGGGCATCATCACGTCCAGCACCAGCACGTCCGGCGGCGTGCGGTGGGCCTGCGCCAGCGCCTCGACGCCGTCGGCGACCGCGGTGACCTGGTAGCCCTCCAGGGTCAGCGCGCGCTCCAGGGCGTGGCGGATGGCGCGGTCGTCTTCGGCGAGGAGAACAGTCTGGGACACGGGTTCAGTGTGCCAAGGCCTCCGGCGGTCCGGCCGTGTGAGCGAGCTTACGATCACCCTTCTTACTGGGATCTCACCCTCGCCTGGCCGCCCTGGAGGCTCCGCCCCCAGACCCCCGTTCGGCCTGAACGGCCTCGTCCTCAAACGCCGGACGGGCTGTGCAGTGAGGCCAACTG comes from the Streptomyces sp. NBC_00443 genome and includes:
- a CDS encoding glycoside hydrolase family 13 protein, which translates into the protein MSPTSAPWWRSAVIYQVYIRSFADGNGDGVGDIAGIRSRLPYLKSLGVDAIWINPWYKSPMADHGYDVADFREIDPVFGTVAEAEQLIEEAHAHGIRVIPDIVPNHTSDRHAWFQEALAAGPGSPERERYVFREGRGDDGSLPPNDWVSCFGGPAWTRLPDGQWYLHLFAPEQPDLNWEHPEVRAEFESVLRFWFGRGVDGFRIDVAHGLIKHPELPDLPPRRNPDDGHAWQHVDHPHWDRDEVHDVYRAWRRVADEFPGDRSFVAEAWADTPERLAAYVRRDGLHTAFNFDFLMSSWHPKDLRAVIDGSLEMLGAVGAPATWVLSNHDVVRHPSRYGRKATKRWVANTSYEPEGPLDLELGTRRARAAALLMLSLPGGAYVYQGEELGLPEVEDLPEAVLQDPVWERSGHTDRGRDGCRVPIPWSGLSTPYGFSPDGATGEPWLPQPAGWAPHTVAAQSGDPDSMLELYRTALRLRREHPALGDGTMTWLETAEGVLAFSRDPGFVCVVNLSAEPCPLPDHTSVLLASGPVEGAVLAPDQAAWLAV
- a CDS encoding NAD(P)-dependent oxidoreductase — protein: MTIAVLGATGMVGSRVVGEAGARGHRVLALSRKPPGQGPNVTPVAVDANDPSALREALTGATADAVVLTVRTLPVDQEFLVGATRTVLDVAARLGIRVLVVGGAGALRSPEDRGLLVADNPAYVPDEWRPVAAAGTAQLRACQAHPDADWAYLSPPALLEPGDRTGRYRRGTDTLLTGADGRSWISAEDLAVAVVDELETSGPGRHIHDVHRIRHFTVVHCDESPGLAAPA
- a CDS encoding EamA family transporter, producing MHSLTERSPGPIRPPSYALPVTTAVTAATVALTAIAPVTWGTTYAVTTELLPPGHPMFAALMRALPAGLLGLAITRVLPRGDWWWRAAVLGGLNIGVLFPLLFLAAERLPGGVAATLGATQPLLVAGLAIAVLHDRPTVWRWAWGVIGVAGVGLVVLGPNARLDAVGVLAGLGGTAAMAGGVVLTKRWGRPAGVGPLTLAGWQLTAGGLLLLPLTLAIEGVPQRIDAGAAGGYLWLGSMGGLIAYTLWFRGIGRLPVGASAPLVLLSPLVATVVGLALGESLSLPQSAGFALALAALLAAQLNSPKALMRGVRVR
- a CDS encoding LysR family transcriptional regulator; the encoded protein is MDLQQMRYVVAVAETRNFTRAAERCDVVQSSLSHRIAGLERELGVRLFARSSRRVELTSAGEAFVAAARECLAAADRAAADAAAATGVVRGRLAVGVIVTTAAVDVPELLQRYRARYPDVHVVLRSGRSDELATAIRDGDLDIAFLGLPEGEAPSGVESVVLDHDEHALVVPARHRLAGASRVTLAEIAGETFVDFAAGTPARAQSDRAFAAAGLIRDVAYEAGVVELISRLVARGLGIALLPSAYIGPLAADDPELALVRVLDGPHRLEYLAWSRFNPSPATRAMLDVLGVGRSSTV
- a CDS encoding serine/threonine-protein kinase yields the protein MLTLKAGHEVAGRYLLREPIGRGGMGVVWQAWDETLKRIVAVKCARPDDEQAARRLRKEAQYAARLHHPNIVPVFDFVEETDEEAKAQEAAGEGAGAEATCWIVMEYVPSRSLAQIVADNGPLPPEDAGAVGSQIAAALAKSHAMGVVHGDVTPENILVTEDGVARLTDFGIARALWSDVTQTHTVTTGGVRGKPKYLAPELAKGRPADEKADVFSLGASVFAAVEGQSPYGVAEHPMAYVARAIEGHLEPAERAGPLTAPLAALLELDPRRRPGAAAAHRLLTRAAPPPPDVQGKLQADDTAHTLPLASLTLRLPRAVRRRRRPLAISAGALAVAAAVTAGILVATSGGDPDDTSRAPDAKPSAAAAAQAGAIGGIRTANPCGLLDAASLSRFGGTELDPDYGELDRCDVLVLGDDGDELAGVEANFLSEAREFDGGVQVRRVGNVQVAGLTRVGDHCERYIRTSDRRGIIIRGERREAGAPDPCALADAATDYAVTVLARGPVPRRAESWPATSLARLDACKLLDTAALDRVPDLRTRPSDYGFANWDCEWASADGDKAFVELSFTRDNQLEDDGRPKSIAGTTAYVSPEEEGAGSCVVHAPHRTYTNSVGDPTTELFRLTVRGQRSAAQQCATAEALTATALRQIAEQLPEAK
- a CDS encoding ATP-binding protein, with amino-acid sequence MGAARRRLGRLLTARRSTGLGTTFALSFAAVTAVVTVLVGLLSYTAAARLVRVDQESVFDEVVQDLRGEVRQRPMTPDDFSSSAPGHDLVRPARTDVQVLGPDGAVVDPGRPGLPVTSADRLIAADGTAGRMVQHKDVDVGSDVYRVATVALGGGRGAVQIAQEFSDTEDLLRALQQRTLLLMAAVVTLAGLFGWWLARRITRRLVVLTSAAEDVARTRRLGIQVPVAGYDEVGRLGRAFDRMLGRLAQSEEDQRRLVQDAGHELRTPLTSLRTNISLLRRIDELPPDTRDELVADLGQEARELTDLVNELVDLAAGQSDAEPDQRVDLADIAEDVAGLARRRTGRRIVVRASGETTTRGRPAMLQRAVTNLVENAAKFDREGTAPIEINVAGPARPGTVRVEVLDRGPGIAEDDLIRVFDRFYRAADARSRPGSGLGLSIVREVALSHGGAPFAFRRDGGGTAIGFTVGGSG
- a CDS encoding response regulator transcription factor, which produces MSQTVLLAEDDRAIRHALERALTLEGYQVTAVADGVEALAQAHRTPPDVLVLDVMMPGIDGLQVCRVLRAEGDRTPILMLTALVETQDRIAGLDAGADDYVVKPFDVEEVFARLRALLRRTSEANGAPVDVPKQPQTPEPSGRLIEAAGLRMDPQARRAWRGGRELELTRTEFELLELLVRNAGIVLDHSTIYDRIWGYDFGPGSKNLAVYVGYLRRKLDEPGAPQLIHTVRGVGYVLRED